From one Triticum urartu cultivar G1812 chromosome 3, Tu2.1, whole genome shotgun sequence genomic stretch:
- the LOC125543709 gene encoding hydroxyproline O-arabinosyltransferase 3-like, producing the protein MHAPARKAAGGGGRSPVASALLLLAVGVFAFLISYSVLAMVLRGGGGSGNGGGGGTAGLGTGVRDPVVRMPEWMRAAGGARGQRRPFHVALTATDAPYSRWQCRVMYFWYKRMQARPEGTDMGGFTRVLHSGKPDGLMDEIPTFVVDPLPAGKDRGYIVLNRPWAFVQWLQQAKIEEEYILMAEPDHIFVKPLPNLAFDNDPAAFPFFYITPSEHEKIIRKYYPEERGPITNVDPIGNSPVIIKKTLLEKIAPTWMNVSLQMKEDQETDKAFGWVLEMYAYAVASALHGVQHILRKDFMIQPPFDKKLDNTFIIHFTYGCDYTLKGVLTYGEIGEWRFDKRSYQDRPPPRNLTLPPPGVPESVVTLVKRVNEATANLPRWDDGL; encoded by the exons ATGCACGCGCCGGCGAGGAAGGCCGCGGGCGGAGGGGGCCGCAGCCCGGTTGCGTCGGCGCTGCTGCTGCTGGCGGTCGGGGTGTTCGCCTTCCTGATCTCGTACAGCGTGCTCGCCATGGTGCTACGAGGCGGCGGTGGCAGCGgcaacggaggaggaggaggaactGCGGGGCTTGGGACGGGAGTGAGGGACCCGGTGGTGCGGATGCCAGAGTGGatgcgggcggcgggcggcgcgaggGGCCAGAGGCGGCCCTTCCACGTGGCGCTCACGGCCACGGACGCCCCGTACAGCAGGTGGCAGTGCCGGGTCATGTACTTCTGGTACAAGCGGATGCAGGCGCGGCCGGAGGGCACCGACATGGGCGGCTTCACCCGCGTGCTGCACTCGGGGAAGCCCGACGGCCTCATGGACGAGATCCCCACATTCGTCGTCGACCCCCTCCCCGCCGGCAAGGACCGT GGCTATATCGTCCTAAACAGGCCATGGGCATTTGTACAATGGCTGCAGCAGGCAAAGATTGAAGAAGA GTACATACTGATGGCAGAACCAGATCATATATTTGTGAAACCTTTACCAAATTTAGCTTTTGACAATGATCCAGCAGCATTCCCCTTCTTTTACATCACACCATCCGAACATGAAAAAATTATCAGGAAATACTATCCTGAAGAAAGGGGTCCAATCACAAATGTTGACCCTATCGGGAATTCCCCTGTAATAATTAAGAAG ACACTGCTTGAGAAGATTGCTCCCACATGGATGAATGTATCACTACAAATGAAAGAGGATCAAGAGACTGACAAGGCTTTTGGATGGGTTTTGGAAAT GTATGCATATGCTGTTGCCAGTGCATTGCATGGGGTTCAGCATATCCTTCGTAAAGATTTCATGATCCAG CCACCATTTGATAAGAAGCTCGACAATACATTTATTATCCACTTCACCTATGGATGTGACTATACACTCAAG GGCGTACTGACATATGGAGAAATTGGTGAGTGGAGATTCGACAAGAGATCATACCAAGATAGGCCACCGCCAAGAAATCTTACATTGCCCCCTCCAGGAGTGCCAGAAAGCGTG GTTACACTGGTAAAAAGGGTCAATGAAGCTACCGCAAACCTTCCTAGGTGGGATGATGGATTATAA